In one Cellulomonas sp. JZ18 genomic region, the following are encoded:
- a CDS encoding glycoside hydrolase family 15 protein has translation MTDDPALPDSLTADEGIPGSGRRDADDPRPPTPRTDGYVPLRAYAAIGDGRTVALVADDGRIDWFPVPVLDTQPAFAAVLDPVGGGYVELAPTVPFEVARAYVPGTNVLVTRFVTATGEARVTDATTTGVAGRLPWCELVRRVEGVTGSVPMAWRVVPGTMLGTASPWVRRTRRGPVITLDGVSVVVATLGEMTTHVDDREVAGVLTTAPGSRHVLGLAGTQDEPVYVPDPEEMDRGIERTVENWRTWTREFHYGGPWAQAVQRSALALKLLIHSPTGAVAAAGTTALPESWDGGKNWDYRYAWVRDVAYVVDALTRFGLREETHAAMAWTLRTVAKHPPTVFFTLDGELAHGRAERDVPGWRGIGPVVDGNRASRQLQLGTYGDLMGVVRTYVDAGNLLDAETSRVLTGVADRACDAWRRPDAGIWELTDEHRYTSSALGCRHALLCAAHLAEEGHLPGDAERWRSEAEAIAAWVRAECWSDAKQAYVMHPGTDALDASVLLFVDQEFDTPERLSSTLDAIRRELGAGALLWRYSGMQDEEGTFVACAFWGVRAAALLGRVDEARAWMDDLLEQANDVGIWSEMIDARTGEFLGNLPQALSHLALVHAALAVGGDTDAHVVDAQDERAYPSPGDPPSRPHTHGQDRWSSASPASAS, from the coding sequence GTGACCGACGACCCGGCGCTGCCGGACTCGCTCACCGCGGACGAGGGCATCCCGGGGTCCGGCCGACGCGACGCCGACGACCCGCGGCCGCCCACGCCCCGCACGGACGGGTACGTGCCGCTGCGCGCGTACGCGGCGATCGGGGACGGCCGGACGGTCGCCCTGGTGGCGGACGACGGCCGCATCGACTGGTTCCCCGTGCCCGTGCTCGACACGCAGCCGGCGTTCGCGGCGGTCCTCGACCCGGTCGGCGGCGGGTACGTCGAGCTCGCCCCGACCGTGCCGTTCGAGGTCGCCCGCGCCTACGTGCCGGGCACGAACGTGCTGGTCACCCGGTTCGTGACGGCCACGGGCGAGGCGCGCGTGACCGACGCGACGACCACCGGCGTGGCCGGCCGGCTGCCGTGGTGCGAGCTGGTGCGACGCGTCGAGGGCGTCACGGGGAGCGTCCCGATGGCGTGGCGCGTCGTGCCCGGGACCATGCTCGGCACGGCGTCCCCGTGGGTGCGGCGCACGCGGCGGGGGCCGGTCATCACGCTGGACGGGGTCTCCGTGGTCGTCGCGACCCTGGGGGAGATGACGACGCACGTGGACGACCGGGAGGTCGCCGGCGTGCTCACCACCGCGCCGGGGTCCCGGCACGTGCTCGGCCTCGCGGGCACGCAGGACGAGCCGGTGTACGTGCCCGACCCGGAGGAGATGGACCGCGGCATCGAGCGGACCGTCGAGAACTGGCGCACCTGGACCCGCGAGTTCCACTACGGCGGGCCCTGGGCGCAGGCGGTGCAGCGCAGCGCGCTCGCGCTCAAGCTGCTCATCCACTCCCCGACGGGCGCCGTCGCGGCCGCCGGCACGACCGCGCTGCCGGAGTCCTGGGACGGCGGCAAGAACTGGGACTACCGGTACGCGTGGGTCCGGGACGTCGCGTACGTCGTCGACGCGCTCACGCGGTTCGGGCTGCGTGAGGAGACGCACGCGGCGATGGCCTGGACGCTGCGGACCGTCGCCAAGCACCCCCCGACGGTGTTCTTCACGCTCGACGGGGAGCTCGCGCACGGGCGCGCCGAGCGGGACGTGCCCGGGTGGCGCGGCATCGGCCCCGTCGTCGACGGGAACCGGGCCTCGCGTCAGCTCCAGCTCGGCACCTACGGGGACCTCATGGGCGTGGTGCGCACCTACGTCGACGCGGGCAACCTGCTCGACGCCGAGACGTCCCGCGTGCTCACCGGCGTCGCGGACCGCGCCTGCGACGCCTGGCGCCGGCCGGACGCCGGCATCTGGGAGCTCACCGACGAGCACCGGTACACGTCCTCCGCCCTGGGCTGCCGGCACGCGCTGCTGTGCGCGGCGCACCTCGCGGAGGAGGGGCACCTGCCCGGCGACGCGGAGCGCTGGCGCTCCGAGGCGGAGGCGATCGCCGCGTGGGTGCGCGCCGAGTGCTGGTCGGACGCGAAGCAGGCCTACGTCATGCACCCGGGCACGGACGCGCTCGACGCGTCGGTGCTGCTCTTCGTCGACCAGGAGTTCGACACCCCCGAGCGGCTGTCCTCGACGCTCGACGCGATCCGCCGCGAGCTCGGCGCCGGGGCGCTGCTCTGGCGGTACTCCGGCATGCAGGACGAGGAGGGCACGTTCGTCGCGTGCGCGTTCTGGGGCGTGCGCGCGGCCGCGCTGCTGGGCCGCGTCGACGAGGCGCGCGCGTGGATGGACGACCTGCTGGAGCAGGCCAACGACGTCGGCATCTGGTCGGAGATGATCGACGCCCGTACGGGCGAGTTCCTCGGCAACCTGCCGCAGGCCCTCTCGCACCTGGCCCTCGTGCACGCGGCGCTCGCGGTCGGCGGCGACACCGACGCGCACGTCGTCGACGCGCAGGACGAGCGCGCCTACCCGTCGCCGGGCGACCCGCCGTCGCGACCGCACACGCACGGGCAGGACCGGTGGTCCTCGGCGTCACCGGCGTCGGCGTCGTGA